A section of the Roseomonas marmotae genome encodes:
- a CDS encoding DMT family transporter — MQPAILSKPEPAEAAPEDEDRRAAARRVQAARRAAILCVLGAAATFALASAAVKALQGTVPVMQVIFFRNLLAIPVLLVLALASARQAGGLAALLSTSRPFSHVQRITYGLIGMFGSFYGYVHLPLATVTALGFTMPFFLAALSVPMLGEKVKAWRLLAMAVGFGGVLVMLRPWSGIGASGLPLVPVLVVLAGAVGWALSMITIRRMGDGGESGTTIVLWFAFGGAAVGGLAAVPGWVWPEPWQWALLLAVGVVSAFAQLLMTAAYRRGETTLIAPFEYSGILWTTALGVMFWNEWPDGWSFLGILVLVAAGLGMWWRDTRQSA, encoded by the coding sequence ATGCAGCCAGCCATCCTTTCCAAGCCAGAACCCGCCGAAGCCGCCCCCGAAGACGAGGACAGACGCGCCGCGGCCCGGCGCGTGCAGGCCGCGCGCCGGGCTGCCATTCTCTGCGTTCTGGGCGCCGCCGCAACCTTCGCCTTGGCCTCCGCAGCGGTAAAGGCGCTTCAGGGCACCGTTCCCGTGATGCAGGTGATCTTCTTCCGCAACCTGCTGGCCATCCCGGTGCTGCTGGTCCTGGCACTCGCCAGCGCACGGCAGGCAGGCGGGCTGGCGGCGCTGCTCTCCACCAGCCGGCCCTTCTCGCATGTGCAGCGGATCACCTACGGGCTGATCGGCATGTTCGGCAGCTTCTACGGCTATGTGCACCTGCCGCTGGCCACCGTGACCGCGCTGGGCTTCACGATGCCCTTCTTCCTGGCCGCGCTTTCCGTGCCCATGCTGGGGGAGAAGGTGAAGGCCTGGCGGCTGCTGGCCATGGCGGTGGGCTTCGGCGGCGTGCTGGTGATGCTGCGCCCCTGGTCGGGCATCGGTGCATCGGGCCTGCCGCTGGTGCCGGTGCTGGTGGTGCTGGCGGGCGCGGTGGGCTGGGCGCTGTCCATGATCACCATCCGCCGGATGGGGGATGGCGGCGAATCCGGCACCACCATCGTGCTCTGGTTTGCCTTCGGCGGCGCGGCGGTCGGCGGGCTGGCGGCGGTGCCGGGCTGGGTCTGGCCGGAGCCCTGGCAATGGGCGCTGCTGCTGGCGGTGGGCGTGGTCTCCGCCTTCGCGCAGCTGCTGATGACGGCCGCCTACCGGCGGGGCGAGACGACGCTGATCGCGCCCTTCGAATATTCCGGCATCCTCTGGACCACCGCGCTCGGCGTGATGTTCTGGAATGAATGGCCGGATGGCTGGAGCTTCCTTGGCATCCTGGTGCTGGTGGCGGCGGGCCTGGGCATGTGGTGGCGCGACACGCGCCAGTCCGCCTGA
- a CDS encoding MFS transporter gives MPVLAAASFATSTQSFVYAGLLNELAQDLQIPLSQAGQLGTGFALAFGLSAIPMAALCARVPRRRLIVMALAAMALLNLGMVLAPSFPVLLGLRLLCGVAAAVVVPSAAAAATRLVPPEQRARALALVIGGTTAAFLLGIPMGSVAGAVFGWHGAFGLACLLCAISAVTIRFALPEVPGEGSGGGSLAVLRRRGVLPMMGLAYLCFTGSFSTSAYIGPAVNAVSGLSGGAVGLMQALSGVASIIGLPIGTRLYEKHGIRAARLMPAIIVAAQLLQAALLYGFLRDSILVIPVQALALLVSSAGIFAIMPMVQTRLVALAPDARSVVMAANASGIYLGQASGAALGGLAIALAGLPGMSIAGALMAGCALVLAVQVARRAD, from the coding sequence GTGCCGGTGCTGGCCGCCGCCTCCTTCGCGACCTCCACCCAGTCCTTCGTCTATGCCGGCCTGCTGAACGAACTGGCACAGGACCTCCAGATCCCCCTCTCCCAGGCCGGGCAGCTCGGCACCGGCTTCGCCCTGGCCTTCGGGCTTTCCGCCATTCCCATGGCGGCGCTCTGCGCCCGGGTGCCCCGCCGGCGGCTGATCGTCATGGCGCTGGCCGCCATGGCGCTGCTCAACCTCGGGATGGTGCTGGCGCCCAGCTTCCCCGTCCTTCTGGGCCTGCGGCTGCTCTGCGGCGTGGCGGCGGCGGTGGTGGTACCCTCGGCCGCTGCCGCGGCAACCCGGCTGGTGCCGCCGGAGCAGCGGGCACGCGCCCTTGCGCTGGTGATCGGCGGCACTACCGCGGCCTTCCTGCTGGGCATCCCCATGGGCTCGGTCGCCGGGGCGGTCTTCGGCTGGCATGGCGCCTTCGGCCTGGCCTGCCTGCTCTGCGCCATCAGCGCCGTCACCATCCGCTTCGCATTGCCGGAGGTGCCGGGCGAGGGCAGCGGCGGCGGCAGCCTGGCGGTGCTGCGCCGGCGCGGCGTGCTGCCGATGATGGGGCTCGCCTATCTCTGCTTCACCGGCTCCTTCAGCACCTCCGCCTATATCGGACCGGCGGTGAATGCGGTCAGCGGCCTCTCCGGCGGCGCGGTGGGGCTGATGCAGGCGCTTTCGGGCGTCGCCTCCATCATCGGGCTGCCGATCGGCACGCGGCTCTACGAGAAGCATGGCATCCGTGCGGCGCGTCTGATGCCCGCCATCATCGTCGCCGCGCAGCTTCTGCAGGCAGCGCTGCTCTATGGCTTCCTGCGGGACAGCATCCTCGTCATTCCCGTCCAGGCGCTGGCGCTGCTGGTCTCCTCCGCCGGGATCTTCGCCATCATGCCGATGGTGCAGACGCGGCTGGTGGCGCTGGCGCCGGATGCGCGCAGCGTGGTGATGGCGGCCAATGCTTCCGGCATCTATCTCGGCCAGGCCAGCGGCGCGGCGCTGGGTGGCCTCGCCATCGCCCTGGCCGGGCTGCCGGGGATGAGCATCGCCGGCGCGCTGATGGCCGGCTGCGCGCTGGTGCTGGCCGTGCAGGTCGCGCGTAGGGCAGACTGA
- a CDS encoding GNAT family N-acetyltransferase, with amino-acid sequence MAFELIEDRASPEAEAVGRNLSAHREAALGRGVVSQPVCLVHRGPDGRLLAGLVAELVLDWLFVERFWVDDSLRGQGIGGRMLAQAEAVARARGAAGVHLNTSSFQAPGFYRRQGYTELGCLEGRPAGHRRYWFAKRFDGTDPRPPG; translated from the coding sequence GTGGCATTCGAGTTGATCGAGGACCGCGCCAGCCCGGAGGCGGAGGCCGTGGGACGGAACCTCAGCGCCCATCGCGAGGCCGCGCTGGGCCGCGGGGTCGTCAGCCAGCCCGTCTGCCTGGTGCATCGCGGACCCGATGGCCGGCTGCTGGCCGGCCTGGTGGCGGAACTGGTGCTGGACTGGCTTTTCGTCGAGAGGTTCTGGGTGGATGACAGCCTGCGCGGCCAGGGCATCGGCGGCCGGATGCTGGCGCAGGCGGAGGCCGTGGCGCGGGCGCGCGGCGCGGCAGGCGTGCACCTGAATACCAGCAGCTTCCAGGCCCCCGGTTTCTATCGCCGCCAGGGCTATACCGAGCTGGGCTGCCTGGAAGGCAGGCCCGCAGGACACCGGCGCTACTGGTTCGCCAAACGCTTCGACGGCACGGACCCGCGCCCTCCTGGCTGA
- a CDS encoding mechanosensitive ion channel family protein: MPGLFRTLSVPLLLVFSLLAGGLVPPALAQPDPAPAAPAVPAPAPAHTTPDTLAALDALLATLRNDSSRAAFVAELEQLRAGLAARGPAATPADAPAPAGTAADGAVPAGGTAPAAPATDEAKPEVPPEGGLLGAVAVGLTDVGQTVREQVTSGSIPARMQAAVTQARSRLDTAFSSGAVGGFLVWAATGWGLALLLLYGLRMLPWLRPLPRGFRFHPSRRAHLWRNAGLDAIRRLVPWLPAAAVILAWPALMPRSGDSARLLLAVAIPFLVGSLVMRLGGPLLFLLGPVRGWHIVSYAERRVLPWLGALATLSTASTMLRAPELRWTLGWDVAAILTFLIDLTLGIVAILFIIRHRRGVQHLLSHTRQAQAPDAKLHKVVGHHLATKWYLLGLLIVVGHLISRLLGVGGGSFIGRTMITLAAIAVIMAVTYAMSGGLARLAAAMQGGRSSLARRLTWRYLGLARQSLRFVATVVILVVALRIWGFDLLLWFGSGIGLAIIRPIFSIAMVLMVGWLIWITLDSVVDYALLPKENTGRARDHSTRARTLLPLLRNFAFVLLIVLTIIAVLSNLGLNVTPLLAGVSVFGLALSFGSQQLVQDVITGLFMLFEDTIAVGDTIDTGDRNGTVESVTIRTVRIRDGDGALHTIPFSQIKALKNRSRGLGVYTVKVVVGYDANLDRVMEVMREVGQSLRDDPAFSADMLTGLEIWGVDQFTPEGITIMGGLKTRALKQWGVGRAFNLRLKQRFDKEGIALTPPRPSLVLPPQTLKEMEADIGA; this comes from the coding sequence GTGCCCGGCCTTTTCCGAACCCTGAGCGTGCCACTGCTCCTGGTCTTCTCGCTGCTGGCAGGCGGGCTGGTTCCGCCGGCGCTGGCGCAACCGGACCCGGCCCCCGCAGCGCCGGCCGTCCCGGCACCGGCGCCGGCACACACCACGCCGGATACGCTGGCGGCGCTGGATGCCCTTCTGGCCACGCTGCGGAACGACAGCAGCCGCGCCGCCTTCGTGGCGGAGCTGGAGCAGCTGCGTGCCGGCCTCGCCGCGCGCGGCCCCGCGGCGACCCCGGCCGATGCCCCGGCGCCGGCTGGCACCGCCGCTGACGGCGCGGTTCCGGCCGGCGGCACGGCTCCGGCGGCGCCTGCCACGGATGAGGCCAAGCCCGAGGTGCCGCCTGAGGGAGGCCTGCTCGGCGCCGTGGCGGTGGGCCTGACCGATGTCGGCCAGACCGTGCGGGAGCAGGTGACGAGCGGTTCCATCCCCGCCCGGATGCAGGCCGCCGTCACCCAGGCCCGGTCGAGGCTGGATACCGCCTTCAGCAGCGGCGCGGTGGGCGGGTTCCTGGTCTGGGCCGCCACCGGCTGGGGGCTGGCGCTGCTGCTGCTCTACGGGCTGCGCATGCTGCCCTGGCTGCGGCCGCTGCCGCGAGGCTTCCGCTTCCATCCCAGCCGCCGCGCGCATCTCTGGCGGAATGCGGGGCTGGACGCGATCCGCCGATTGGTGCCCTGGCTGCCGGCGGCGGCGGTGATCCTGGCCTGGCCTGCCCTGATGCCGCGCTCGGGCGACAGTGCCCGGCTGCTGCTGGCCGTGGCCATCCCCTTCCTGGTCGGCAGCCTGGTAATGCGCCTGGGCGGGCCGCTGCTCTTCCTGCTGGGCCCGGTGCGTGGCTGGCATATCGTCTCCTACGCCGAGCGGCGGGTGCTGCCGTGGCTGGGTGCGCTGGCCACGCTCTCCACCGCCAGCACCATGCTGCGGGCGCCGGAACTGCGCTGGACGCTGGGCTGGGACGTCGCGGCGATTCTGACCTTTCTGATCGACCTGACGCTGGGCATCGTCGCCATCCTCTTCATCATCCGCCACCGGCGGGGCGTGCAGCACCTGCTGAGCCACACGCGCCAGGCGCAGGCGCCGGATGCCAAGCTGCACAAGGTCGTCGGCCACCATCTGGCGACCAAGTGGTACCTGCTGGGGCTGCTGATCGTGGTGGGCCACCTGATCTCCCGCCTGCTGGGGGTGGGCGGCGGCTCCTTTATCGGGCGGACCATGATCACGCTGGCGGCCATCGCCGTGATCATGGCCGTGACCTATGCCATGTCCGGCGGCCTGGCCCGGCTGGCGGCGGCCATGCAGGGCGGAAGGAGCAGCCTGGCCCGGCGGCTGACCTGGCGGTACCTGGGCCTGGCGCGGCAGTCGCTGCGCTTCGTCGCCACGGTCGTCATCCTGGTGGTGGCGCTCCGTATCTGGGGCTTCGACCTGCTGCTCTGGTTCGGCAGCGGCATCGGCCTGGCCATCATCCGGCCGATCTTCTCCATCGCCATGGTGCTGATGGTGGGCTGGCTGATCTGGATCACGCTGGACAGCGTGGTGGATTATGCCCTGCTGCCGAAGGAGAATACCGGCCGCGCCCGCGACCACAGCACCCGCGCGCGCACGCTGCTGCCGCTGCTGCGGAACTTCGCCTTCGTGCTGCTCATCGTGCTCACCATCATCGCGGTGCTCAGCAATCTCGGCCTGAACGTCACGCCGCTGCTGGCCGGTGTCTCGGTCTTCGGCCTGGCGCTGTCCTTCGGCTCGCAGCAGCTGGTGCAGGACGTCATCACCGGCCTCTTCATGCTCTTCGAGGACACCATCGCCGTCGGTGACACCATCGATACCGGCGACCGCAACGGCACGGTGGAGAGCGTGACCATCCGCACCGTGCGGATCCGCGATGGCGACGGCGCGCTGCACACGATCCCCTTCAGCCAGATCAAGGCGCTGAAGAACCGCTCGCGCGGCCTCGGCGTCTACACGGTCAAGGTCGTGGTGGGCTACGACGCCAATCTTGACCGGGTGATGGAGGTGATGAGGGAAGTCGGCCAGAGCCTGCGCGACGATCCCGCCTTCAGCGCGGATATGCTGACGGGGCTGGAGATCTGGGGCGTGGACCAGTTCACGCCGGAGGGCATCACCATCATGGGCGGGCTGAAGACGCGGGCCCTGAAGCAGTGGGGCGTGGGCCGCGCCTTCAACCTGCGGCTGAAGCAGCGCTTCGACAAGGAAGGCATCGCGCTGACGCCGCCGCGCCCGTCGCTGGTCCTGCCGCCGCAGACACTGAAGGAGATGGAGGCCGATATCGGCGCCTGA
- a CDS encoding rhodanese-like domain-containing protein, whose amino-acid sequence MSVEDVTPRDAWEALRTDPDAVLVDVRTDAEWNFVGIPDLGEAGKQPVLIPWQVYPTMQVNGAFAEHLAKAGATPESKLYFLCRSGVRSMAAGQAAQAAGFPNSYNVMNGFEGPPDAEGHRGSVAGWKAEGLPWRQR is encoded by the coding sequence ATGAGCGTCGAAGACGTCACCCCCCGAGACGCCTGGGAGGCGCTGCGTACCGACCCCGATGCCGTTCTGGTCGATGTGCGGACGGACGCGGAATGGAATTTCGTCGGCATCCCCGACCTGGGCGAAGCCGGCAAGCAGCCCGTGCTGATCCCCTGGCAGGTCTATCCGACCATGCAAGTGAACGGCGCCTTCGCCGAGCATCTGGCCAAGGCCGGCGCCACACCGGAGAGCAAGCTCTACTTTCTCTGCCGCTCCGGGGTCCGCAGCATGGCGGCGGGGCAGGCGGCGCAGGCGGCCGGATTCCCGAATTCCTACAACGTCATGAATGGCTTCGAGGGACCGCCGGATGCCGAGGGGCATCGCGGCAGCGTGGCGGGCTGGAAGGCCGAGGGGCTGCCCTGGCGCCAGCGCTGA
- a CDS encoding NUDIX domain-containing protein: protein MKARPAKAPVVPAHPLYVPESDEVVWDGRFPLQKVRFRYRRFDGSLSGTLTWEMWRRGQAVVILPYDPWTHRIALVEQFRLPVLAAGEDPISREVPAGLLEPHEDPAACGIRELQEEAGLTPDRVEGMGNYLLMHGACDERVHFYAARVHLPEPGEGRTMGLETEHEETRVVILDADEAFAMMARNEIRNACGAICMLWLQLNSPRLRQEWTA from the coding sequence ATGAAGGCCAGACCTGCCAAGGCCCCTGTCGTGCCCGCCCATCCGCTTTATGTGCCGGAAAGCGACGAAGTCGTCTGGGATGGCCGCTTCCCGTTGCAGAAGGTGCGCTTCCGCTACCGCCGCTTCGACGGCAGCCTCTCCGGCACCCTGACCTGGGAGATGTGGCGGCGCGGCCAGGCGGTGGTGATCCTGCCCTACGATCCCTGGACCCACCGGATCGCCCTGGTGGAGCAGTTCCGTCTGCCCGTGCTGGCGGCGGGCGAGGACCCGATTTCCCGCGAGGTGCCGGCCGGCCTGCTGGAGCCGCATGAGGACCCCGCCGCCTGCGGCATCCGCGAGCTTCAGGAAGAAGCCGGGCTGACGCCGGACAGGGTGGAGGGCATGGGCAACTACCTGCTGATGCATGGCGCCTGTGACGAGCGCGTGCATTTCTACGCCGCCCGTGTCCACCTGCCCGAGCCCGGCGAGGGCCGCACCATGGGGCTGGAGACGGAGCACGAGGAAACCCGCGTGGTCATCCTGGATGCCGATGAGGCCTTCGCGATGATGGCGCGCAACGAGATCCGCAACGCCTGCGGCGCCATCTGCATGCTCTGGCTGCAGTTGAACAGTCCGCGGCTGCGGCAGGAATGGACCGCATGA
- the purU gene encoding formyltetrahydrofolate deformylase, translating to MTEAPHASYVLTLNCANRPGIVAAVAGALFEAGGDIREAQQFDDITTGRFFMRVVFDVAPATTEAMLREAIGAVGTRFGMGWTLRDRSVKRRVMLLVSKFDHCLADLLYRWRTGEMPMEIAGIIANHPRETYAHLDFAEIPFHHLPVTRATKMEQEAEMWRLFQESRADLMVLARYMQVLSDGLAAKLPGRCINIHHSFLPGFKGARPYHQAHARGVKLIGATAHFVTADLDEGPIIEQDVERITHADTPDNLIRKGRDIERRVLARAIGLFLDDRIILNGNKTVVF from the coding sequence ATGACCGAAGCCCCGCACGCCTCCTATGTCCTGACCCTGAACTGCGCCAACCGCCCCGGCATCGTCGCCGCCGTGGCCGGCGCGCTGTTCGAGGCCGGCGGCGACATCCGCGAGGCGCAGCAGTTCGACGACATCACCACTGGCCGCTTCTTCATGCGCGTGGTCTTCGATGTGGCGCCCGCCACCACCGAGGCCATGCTGCGGGAAGCGATCGGCGCCGTCGGCACCCGCTTCGGCATGGGCTGGACGCTGCGCGACCGCTCGGTGAAGCGGCGTGTCATGCTGCTGGTTTCCAAGTTCGACCATTGTCTGGCCGACCTGCTCTACCGCTGGCGCACGGGCGAGATGCCGATGGAGATCGCCGGCATCATCGCCAACCACCCGCGCGAGACCTACGCCCACCTGGATTTCGCGGAGATCCCCTTCCACCACCTCCCGGTGACGCGCGCCACCAAGATGGAGCAGGAAGCGGAGATGTGGCGCCTGTTCCAGGAGAGCCGCGCGGACCTGATGGTGCTGGCGCGCTACATGCAGGTGCTCTCGGACGGGCTGGCGGCGAAGCTGCCGGGCCGCTGCATCAATATCCACCATTCCTTCCTGCCGGGCTTCAAGGGCGCGCGTCCCTATCACCAGGCCCATGCGCGCGGCGTGAAGCTGATCGGCGCCACGGCGCATTTCGTGACCGCCGACCTGGATGAAGGCCCGATCATCGAGCAGGACGTGGAGCGCATCACCCATGCCGACACGCCCGACAACCTGATCCGCAAGGGCCGCGACATCGAGCGGCGCGTGCTGGCACGGGCCATCGGGCTGTTCCTGGATGACCGCATCATCCTGAACGGCAACAAGACCGTCGTGTTCTGA
- a CDS encoding MFS transporter codes for MTPATPLPPAFRRLGHSNLAAQFSEQIALAAAPLVAVLMLGAGPAEAGWLQTAQTLPFLLLSLPAGVLADRARRARLMAVAEMLRALSLLAILALLLAGRLSLPALALLGALGAMGTMAYGVAAPALVPSLVPRAHLAQANRWLELARSAAFAAGPALGGVLVGWTGAPMAYVLALLLSLFAAWALLWLPEEPPPVVQRRHPLRELAEGARFVATHPLLRPILLTAVFFNTAWFILQAVFVAYALEALGMTATAVGLTLGVYGAGMVAGAVLAPRLLARLPFGRLIAIGPGCALLAALLVLLTIWLPSGLLAAAGFFLFGAGPVLWTIATTTLRQAVTPQAMLGRVSAVIMTATFGARPVGAAIGALLAGSLGVEASLLAAALGFAVQFLLITASPVPRLRALPQPQPQPQPQPQPQPQPQPG; via the coding sequence GTGACGCCTGCCACCCCGCTGCCGCCGGCCTTCCGCCGCCTCGGCCATTCCAACCTCGCCGCGCAATTCTCCGAACAGATCGCCCTGGCCGCCGCGCCGCTGGTGGCCGTGCTGATGCTGGGGGCCGGCCCGGCCGAGGCCGGTTGGCTGCAGACGGCCCAGACCCTGCCCTTCCTTCTGCTCTCCCTGCCCGCCGGGGTGCTGGCCGACCGGGCCCGGCGCGCGCGGCTGATGGCGGTCGCGGAGATGCTGCGGGCCCTCTCCCTGCTGGCGATCCTGGCGCTGCTGCTGGCAGGCAGGCTGAGCCTGCCGGCGCTGGCCCTGCTCGGCGCGCTGGGGGCCATGGGCACCATGGCCTATGGCGTGGCGGCCCCGGCGCTGGTGCCCTCCCTGGTGCCCCGCGCGCATCTGGCGCAGGCGAACCGCTGGCTGGAACTCGCGCGCAGCGCCGCTTTCGCCGCCGGCCCGGCGCTGGGCGGCGTATTGGTGGGCTGGACCGGCGCGCCGATGGCCTATGTGCTGGCCCTGCTGCTGTCGCTTTTCGCCGCCTGGGCCCTGCTGTGGCTGCCCGAAGAGCCCCCACCCGTGGTCCAGCGCCGACACCCGCTGCGGGAGCTGGCGGAAGGTGCGCGCTTCGTCGCCACCCATCCGCTGCTGCGGCCGATCCTGCTGACGGCGGTCTTCTTCAATACCGCCTGGTTCATCCTGCAGGCCGTCTTCGTCGCCTATGCGCTGGAGGCCCTGGGCATGACCGCCACGGCGGTGGGGCTGACGCTCGGCGTCTACGGCGCGGGCATGGTGGCGGGCGCGGTGCTGGCCCCGCGCCTGCTGGCCCGCCTGCCCTTCGGCCGCCTGATCGCCATCGGGCCTGGCTGCGCGCTGCTGGCGGCCCTGCTGGTGCTGCTGACCATATGGCTGCCCTCCGGCCTGCTGGCGGCGGCCGGTTTCTTCCTGTTCGGCGCCGGGCCGGTGCTCTGGACCATCGCCACCACCACGCTGCGGCAGGCGGTGACGCCACAGGCCATGCTGGGGCGCGTCTCCGCCGTCATCATGACCGCTACCTTCGGCGCGCGGCCAGTGGGGGCGGCCATCGGTGCCCTTCTGGCCGGGAGTCTGGGGGTGGAGGCCAGCCTCCTCGCGGCGGCACTGGGCTTCGCGGTGCAGTTCCTGCTGATCACCGCATCCCCGGTGCCCAGGCTGCGGGCGCTGCCGCAGCCGCAGCCGCAGCCGCAGCCGCAGCCGCAGCCGCAGCCGCAGCCGCAGCCGGGCTGA
- a CDS encoding TIGR03862 family flavoprotein, with translation MQTEPPFVAVLGAGPAGLMAAETIAAAGHPVRVFERMPSPARKFLMAGRGGLNLTHSEPLEAFLARYAEAAPHLAPAIRAFPPAALIAWTEGLGQEVFTGSSGRVFPRALKASPLLRAWLARLQSQGVQVLTRHEWLGFTGDGALRIGAPAGEQQFRPLATVLALGGASWPRLGADGRWVARLPGPRIAPFRPANMGFRINWSPVFRDRYEGTPLKRIALSFAGRTVRGEAMVTAQGIEGGAVYALSAPLRDAIAAQGSATLLLDLRPDLDAAALAARLDAPRRGQSLSTFLRKVAGLPPVAIGLVQEALHAGATAPLSALVKALPLRLEAPQGLDRAISSAGGLGLEELDAQFMLRAHPGIFAAGEMLDWEAPTGGYLLQACFATGRAAGQGVTRWLAGR, from the coding sequence GTGCAGACCGAACCTCCTTTCGTCGCCGTGCTCGGCGCCGGCCCCGCCGGGCTGATGGCGGCCGAGACCATCGCCGCCGCCGGCCACCCCGTGCGCGTCTTCGAGCGCATGCCCTCCCCGGCCCGCAAATTCCTGATGGCCGGGCGCGGCGGGCTGAACCTGACCCATTCCGAGCCGCTGGAAGCCTTCCTGGCCCGCTATGCCGAGGCGGCGCCGCATCTCGCCCCCGCCATCCGTGCCTTTCCCCCCGCCGCGCTGATCGCCTGGACCGAGGGGCTGGGGCAGGAGGTCTTCACTGGCAGCTCCGGCCGCGTCTTTCCCCGCGCCCTGAAGGCCTCGCCCCTGCTGCGCGCCTGGCTGGCGCGGCTGCAAAGCCAGGGCGTGCAGGTGCTGACCCGGCATGAATGGCTGGGTTTTACCGGTGACGGCGCGCTGCGGATCGGGGCGCCGGCGGGCGAGCAGCAGTTCCGGCCGCTGGCCACGGTGCTGGCGCTGGGCGGTGCTTCCTGGCCAAGGCTGGGGGCGGATGGCAGATGGGTGGCGCGTCTGCCGGGCCCGCGCATCGCACCCTTCCGCCCCGCCAATATGGGCTTCCGCATCAACTGGTCGCCGGTCTTCCGGGACCGGTACGAGGGCACGCCGCTGAAGCGCATCGCCCTCAGCTTCGCCGGCCGCACCGTGCGCGGCGAGGCCATGGTGACGGCGCAGGGGATCGAGGGGGGCGCGGTCTATGCCCTCTCCGCCCCGCTGCGGGATGCCATCGCCGCGCAGGGTTCCGCCACGCTGCTGCTGGACCTGCGGCCGGACCTGGATGCCGCTGCCCTCGCGGCCCGGCTTGATGCGCCGCGCCGGGGCCAGTCGCTCTCCACCTTCCTGCGGAAGGTGGCGGGGCTGCCGCCCGTGGCCATCGGGCTGGTGCAGGAGGCGCTGCATGCCGGCGCCACGGCCCCGCTGTCGGCACTGGTGAAGGCGCTGCCCCTGCGGCTGGAGGCGCCGCAAGGGCTGGACCGCGCCATTTCCTCCGCCGGCGGGCTGGGGCTGGAGGAGCTGGACGCGCAGTTCATGCTGCGCGCCCATCCCGGAATTTTCGCCGCCGGGGAGATGCTGGACTGGGAAGCCCCCACCGGCGGCTATCTGTTGCAGGCCTGCTTCGCCACCGGCCGCGCCGCCGGGCAGGGCGTGACGCGGTGGCTCGCGGGGCGCTGA
- a CDS encoding mechanosensitive ion channel family protein has product MENAAITGRRIVASMAWMPDWAVNILVLAAAIGVALAAHRFLFRLATRLVSERQLFWRSLVQRTRGLIRLALIIVCLGFGAAVAPLNPGEAALLRHVLQVCFIALVGWVAMTVLHIWTTIYLRRFKLDSEDNLLARKHTTQSRILQRVAGILIVLITVSAALMTFEGVRQYGVSLLASAGAAGIVVGLALQPVLKNLFAGIQLAVTQPIRLEDAVIVEGEWGNVEEITATYVVVRLWDWRRMVLPLSYFIENPFQNWTRESASLIGTAYIYVDYTAPVVVMRRKLEEIAGASPLWDKRVVNMQVTDLKSDTMEIRMLVSASNAGRTFDIRCEVREKMIAFLQAEYPSALPRGRAEIEGRREERFGLEHAGAAERVV; this is encoded by the coding sequence TTGGAGAATGCAGCCATCACCGGCCGCCGTATCGTCGCGTCCATGGCGTGGATGCCGGACTGGGCCGTGAATATCCTTGTCCTGGCGGCGGCCATCGGCGTCGCGCTGGCGGCGCACCGGTTCCTGTTCCGCCTGGCTACGCGCCTGGTCAGCGAGCGGCAGCTGTTCTGGCGCTCGCTGGTGCAGCGGACGCGCGGGCTGATCCGGCTGGCGCTGATCATCGTCTGCCTGGGCTTCGGCGCGGCCGTCGCGCCCCTGAACCCGGGCGAGGCGGCCCTGCTCCGCCATGTGCTGCAGGTCTGCTTCATCGCCCTTGTGGGATGGGTGGCGATGACAGTGCTGCACATCTGGACCACCATCTACCTGCGCCGGTTCAAGCTGGATTCGGAGGACAACCTCCTCGCCCGCAAGCACACCACGCAGTCCCGCATCCTGCAGCGGGTGGCGGGCATCCTGATCGTCCTGATCACCGTCTCCGCCGCGCTGATGACCTTCGAGGGGGTGCGGCAATACGGCGTCAGCCTGCTCGCCTCGGCCGGTGCCGCCGGTATCGTCGTCGGCCTGGCGTTGCAGCCTGTCCTGAAGAACCTGTTCGCCGGCATCCAGTTGGCGGTCACGCAGCCGATCCGGCTGGAGGACGCGGTGATCGTCGAGGGTGAATGGGGCAATGTGGAGGAGATCACCGCCACCTATGTCGTCGTGCGGCTCTGGGACTGGCGGCGGATGGTGCTGCCCTTGAGCTATTTCATCGAGAACCCCTTCCAGAACTGGACACGCGAGAGCGCCAGCCTGATCGGCACCGCCTATATCTATGTGGACTACACCGCCCCCGTGGTGGTGATGCGCCGGAAGCTGGAGGAGATCGCCGGCGCCTCCCCGCTCTGGGACAAGCGCGTGGTGAACATGCAGGTCACCGACCTGAAATCCGACACCATGGAGATCCGCATGCTGGTCAGCGCCAGCAATGCCGGCCGCACCTTCGACATCCGCTGCGAGGTGCGGGAGAAGATGATCGCCTTCCTGCAGGCCGAATATCCCTCGGCTCTGCCGCGTGGCCGTGCCGAGATCGAAGGGCGGCGGGAGGAGCGCTTCGGCCTGGAGCATGCCGGGGCGGCGGAGCGCGTGGTGTAA